ACCCCGGTAATAAACCCAACTGTACTTCAGGCAGACCTAGGCGCGTTTTATCTGAGTCAGTACAAACGCGATAATCACACGCCAACGCAAGCTCCAAACCACCCCCAAGACATGGGCCGTGGATAGCAGCCACCACTGGGTACGGGAGGTCCGCTAACTGCTGAAACATCTGTTGGCCTTTCTCTGCCAAAGCCTGTGCTTCTTTGGCGCTGGTGCACGCATCGAGCATGCGCACATCGGCACCCGCAACAAAGTTATCGGGCTTAAGCGAATGCAAAATTAATCCCTTCAAGCTCGATTTATGCTCAGCTAACTGAACAAAAATCGCCTCCATTTCCTCAGCAAATGCCGCCTGGAGGGTGTTCATTTTCTCTCCCGGCACATCAATCGAAAGCCAAGCGATATTCTGTTCGTCAATTGCTAGTTTAAATGCTGTTTGCTCGCTCATTATTCAACCTCCAATACCATTGCCGCGCCCAAACCACCTGCTGCACAAGCGGTGTTCAATGCCAAGCCACCGCCTCGGCGCTTAAGCTCTCTCAAGGTCTGGGTGATCATTCGCGCCCCAGTCGCAGCAAATGGGTGACCATACGCAATCGAGCCACCTAACACATTGAACTTGTCCATATCGATTTCACCAATCGCTTTCGAGCGGCCCAGTTTCTCCTGAGCGAACTTGTCGCTGGCAAACATTTTCACATTAGATAGTGCTTGCGCTGCAAACGCCTCATGCATATCGATTAAGGTCAGGTCCGACAACGAGATACCGGCTCTATCCAATGCCATCGGCGTGGCATAAGATGGCCCCATCAGCATGTCTGTCTCAACGCCAATCGCCGAAAATGCGTAGGAGCGAATGTAACCCATGATCTCTAAACCAAGCTCTTTTGCTTTGCCTTCGCGCATGAGCATAATCGCCGCTGCACCGTCGGTCAGTGGGGTACTGTTGGCTGCGGTAACGCTGCCGTATTGACGGTCAAAGGCCGGGCGAAGCTTCGCGTATCCCTCAATCGTCGAATCTTCGCGGATATTGTTGTCTTTACTGATCCACTGTTTGTAAGGCTCTGGGAAAGCCGTCATCACTTCGCCTTCTATTTTGCCCTCATTCCATGCTTGCGCTGCAAGGGTATGTGAGCGGTGCGCCAGTTCGTCCTGAGCTTGACGCGTGATCCCGTGAGACTTCGCCATCTGTTCAGCGGTTTGGCCCATAGACAATCCGGTTGAGTACTCCGCAACGGCAGGCGGAACTGGCATCAAATCTTTGAAAGAGAGGGTTTTGAGGATGCTGAGTTTTTGACCAACGGTTTTGGTTTTACTCAGAGCCAGTAAGTTGGCCGCTAACTTTTTCGAAACCCCAATAGGCAATACAGAAGAAGAATCGGCACCACCTGCGATACCAATATCAATCGTCCCGGCCATGATGCTTTCTGCAACATTCACCGCCGACTGAAAACTGGTGGCACAAGCTCGTGTCACACTGTAAGCATCGGTATGAATGTGCATACCTGTACCGAGTACAATCTCACGAGCAATGTTTGGCGCTTCCGGCATTTGCACAACCTGACCAAACACCACTTGCTCAATCAATTTAGGATCGATTTCGGTGCGAGCGAGCATATCACTCACCACCATTTTGCCGAGATCGACAGCGGGAACTTGGCTAAATTCTGTACTTTGACGTGCAAACGGCGTCCGCAAACCAGCGACAATCGCGACACGTTCTCCTGAGCGAGTTTTCACTTCCTGCTTGCCCATTGTTGCTCCTTAATCTTTTAGAGGTCTGACCAGGTCATTGTAACGAGAATGTTAATTCAATCAAACGCTCGTTTGAATAAACGTGACTTAAGCCAGATTCCCTAACCAGCGAGTGTGGGATAAAAACTATAGCAGGATAGAAAATTCGGTTCATTGGTGAATAGAAAGCAAAAAAAAACCACACAGAACTGTGTGGTTGGAATGTATAAAGCAATTAACTTACGCCAATTGAAATAATCAGTTTCCTGATTAGGAGAAAGTAAAGTCAGCCTTCAAAAGGAAGTGTCATCTTGCTCAACTTGTCAGTGAAAACACCGACTAGATGACAGGGATTACTATAACCGTTAGAGTTGGCTAGATTTTGAATTAGATCAATTTTAAGTGGATTTATCGCCCATTAGTGAAATTTAACCTAGTTCAGCATCACCAAATCCTATGCTTTGGAAGATTAATAAAGGCGCTGTGATGAATACAGGGCAATAGCGAGTCTGGAGAATAACAATGAATAAAGAGCACAACGCGGGACTTTGCCGGGCAGTTAAGGAGGGCTGAGTGTCTATAGCCAAATTTTTTGGAAAGAAAAAGTCAACCACTCCGGTCAACTCGGATATGGACAGACAAAGAAAATACGAAGCGCTCGTCAGAGCCTACCACCGAGACTTGTTTCGCTA
The sequence above is drawn from the Vibrio sinaloensis genome and encodes:
- the fadI gene encoding acetyl-CoA C-acyltransferase FadI, with protein sequence MGKQEVKTRSGERVAIVAGLRTPFARQSTEFSQVPAVDLGKMVVSDMLARTEIDPKLIEQVVFGQVVQMPEAPNIAREIVLGTGMHIHTDAYSVTRACATSFQSAVNVAESIMAGTIDIGIAGGADSSSVLPIGVSKKLAANLLALSKTKTVGQKLSILKTLSFKDLMPVPPAVAEYSTGLSMGQTAEQMAKSHGITRQAQDELAHRSHTLAAQAWNEGKIEGEVMTAFPEPYKQWISKDNNIREDSTIEGYAKLRPAFDRQYGSVTAANSTPLTDGAAAIMLMREGKAKELGLEIMGYIRSYAFSAIGVETDMLMGPSYATPMALDRAGISLSDLTLIDMHEAFAAQALSNVKMFASDKFAQEKLGRSKAIGEIDMDKFNVLGGSIAYGHPFAATGARMITQTLRELKRRGGGLALNTACAAGGLGAAMVLEVE